From Hydra vulgaris chromosome 15, alternate assembly HydraT2T_AEP, one genomic window encodes:
- the LOC100204452 gene encoding oxidative stress-induced growth inhibitor 2, with protein sequence MRLQKRLSSEGSSDDDESVGKDYDVVIIGNGPSAILLSYFLSGNWPYYNGKPIDDPILKERLRYVSQTKSLVLQDLEWLSEGMYDSRTMNPVSILFDHLFHPNADMLTNDESVIEWRYNPNNEVRHIVLGMGPAGGSWHYMNNSQLSVSLAQWLELPGYSYKEWFQENQYKLPNLPKLSPVTSVHPDRTHTALVGLYYMDYVKKQNMSQNFKNNVKVTSVRQCTQNNIMHWCIEGLQWVDETTTQMFTLFSDNVALAVGASNIPRKLYITGEHYDFVCHALPDIEAMINQKLPVLVVGCGLVALDAVLKLIANRIPVYHVFRRSVKDPELILNQLPSAYADYLQLKPLMTGKCLNNEYYKPLPQHNIVGILPNREVIIEHTNKMLAYKLHVNRVIILVGLLPDLSIIDNSDSLKEDPQKEFNIKTNPLDIDLYTYECRSRKGLYALGPLVGDNFVRLISGGALAITHGLFRKEYDAFEDSE encoded by the exons gaAACGGACCTTCTGCAAttcttttatcttattttttatctgGAAATTGGCCTTATTACAATGGGAAACCAATAGATGATCCAATTCTAAAAGAACGACTTCGTTATGTGTCACAGACTAAATCATTGGTTcttcag GATTTAGAATGGCTTAGTGAGGGTATGTATGACTCTCGTACTATGAACCCAGTTAGTATTTTATTCGATCATTTATTTCATCCAAATGCTGATATGTTGACGAATGATGAATCAGTGATTGAATGGCGTTATAACCCAAATAATGAAGTACGTCATATAGTACTTGGAATGGGTCCTGCTGGAGGTTCATGGCACTATATGAATAATTCACAACTCTCTGTAAGTTTAGCCCAATGGCTTGAACTGCCTGGATATTCTTACAAGGAGTGGTTTCAAGAAAATCAGTATAAACTTCCAAATTTGCCCAAGTTATCTCCAGTTACTTCTGTCCATCCTGATCGAACCCACACAGCTTTAGTAGGTCTTTATTATATGGATTatgtgaaaaaacaaaacatgtcacaaaattttaaaaacaacgtCAAAGTAACATCTGTTAGACAGTGTACTCAAAATAACATTATGCATTGGTGTATTGAAGGTTTGCAGTGGGTAGATGAAACAACTACTCAAATGTTTACATTGTTTTCTGACAATGTTGCTTTAGCAGTCGGTGCATCAAATATTCCaagaaaactttatattacagGTGAACATTACGATTTTGTATGCCACGCTCTTCCTGATATAGAAGCTATGATTAATCAAAAGTTGCCTGTTCTTGTAGTTGGTTGTGGACTAGTAGCTCTAGATGCTGTGCTTAAATTAATTGCAAACCGAATTCCTGTTTATCACGTTTTTCGACGCAGCGTCAAGGATCCAGAGCTTATTTTAAACCAGCTTCCTTCTGCTTATGCAGATTATTTGCAATTGAAGCCTTTAATGACAGGAAAGTGCTTAAACAATGAGTACTATAAACCCCTACCCCAGCACAATATTGTTGGGATTTTACCTAACAGAGAAGTAATTATAGAGCATACTAACAAGATGCTGGCTTATAAGTTACACGTTAACCGAGTAATTATTTTAGTAGGACTGTTACCAGATTTATCAATAATTGATAATTCTGATAGTTTAAAAGAAGATCCACAGAAagagtttaatataaaaactaatccgttagatatagatttatatacatatgaatGTCGGTCTCGAAAAGGGCTATATGCTTTAGGTCCTTTAGTTGGTGATAATTTTGTGAGGTTAATATCAGGCGGTGCATTAGCAATCACGCATGGCTTGTTCAGAAAAGAATATGATGCATTTGAAGATAGTGAATAA
- the LOC136092112 gene encoding uncharacterized protein LOC136092112, translated as MTTSEVFNFTEMPIVDNGMERYEEHEYEPISGTNLNGPGEIRINIEQQDLFTLPSKAYLLFEGQFVKADGTAYANTDSVTLTNNDNTSTAVLTDNQGFAIRQAYIIQKPTTKGTFSFCVPLSHIFGFCDDYDKVIYGLKHTTTLTRQSDNNAIFRLAAVAAGVVNLNEISLFMPNLIPADTEKFKLHGEIEKKVTIPVSFQMRQFDTTTVPQSTSFNWQLCVKTSPENTRYIIVGFQTSRTVDQTANASIFDHCDLKIMYIMLNNNERCPAVDYNLSFPN; from the exons atgacgaCTTCTgaagtatttaattttacagAAATGCCAATTGTAGATAATGGAATGGAAAGATATGAAGAACATGAATATGAACCAATTAGTGGTACAAATCTAAATGGTCCTGGAGAAATAAGAATCAACATTGAGCAACAAGATTTGTTTACACTTCCATCTAAAGCTTATCTCTTATTTGAAGGACAATTTGTTAAAGCTGATGGAACAGCTTATGCAAATACAGATTCGGTGACGCTTACAAATAATg ATAATACATCAACAGCAGTACTTACTGATAATCAAGGGTTTGCAATAAGACAAGCATACATAATTCAGAAACCAACTACAAAAGGAACATTTTCATTTTGCGTACCTTTAAGCCACATTTTTGGATTCTGTGATGATTATGACAAAGTTATTTATGGGCTTAAACATACAACAACTCTTACAAGGCAAAGTGATAATAACGCAATTTTTAGACTTGCTGCTGTAGCTGCAGGAGTAGTTAATCTTAATGAAATATCATTGTTTATGCCAAATTTGATCCCAGCAGATACTGAAAAGTTTAAACTTCATGgggaaattgaaaaaaaagtaacaattccAGTAAGTTTTCAAATGCGTCAGTTTGATACTACAACTGTTCCACAATCTACTTCATTTAATTGGCAATTATGCGTAAAGACATCTCCTGAAAATACAAGATACATTATTGTCGGATTTCAAACAAGTAGAACTGTTGACCAAACTGCTAATgcttcaatatttgatcattgtgaCTTGAAAATTATGTACATTATGCTTAATAATAATGAAAGGTGTCCTGCTGTTGATTATAATTTGTCATTTCCAAATTAG